From the genome of Eucalyptus grandis isolate ANBG69807.140 chromosome 2, ASM1654582v1, whole genome shotgun sequence, one region includes:
- the LOC104434477 gene encoding probable LRR receptor-like serine/threonine-protein kinase At1g53430, producing the protein IESLSSNLVSSYTSYQNKSLWCLEKDLPCSGKAQYNSLFINCGGNKTIFDGNQYEEDTSLNGPSSFSSSSFWPEQWASSTTGIYMGNEDADYAVEYPYFVRGSEFYQTARLSPSSIRYYGLCMMKGSYKVRLYFAEIQFSGNETYNSLGKRIFDVSIQGNQVLKDFNIAEAAGGVGKGMYRDFNDIYVSGSTLDIHLYWSGKGTTAIPRRGIYGPLICAIAVTPNFGSTGLSVGAITGIVVASVVLLVSIILVLWLRGFLDCRDIEDPELHGLDIQTSHFTLRQIKAATGNFNSVNKIGEGGFGPVYKGTLLNGTIIAVKQLSSRSKQGNREFLNEIGMISALQHPNLVKLYGCCIEGNQLLLVYEYLENNSLARALFGRDDQQIELDWGTRKKICLGIARGLAYLHVESRLKIVHRDIKAANVLLDKELNAKISDFGLAKLNEEDNTHISTRIAGTIGYMAPEYALRGHLTDKADVYSFGVVTLETISGKSNTNYRSKEESVYLLDWAHGLQEQGHVLELMDPRLGSYYSEEEAMRILNLALLCTNPTPTLRPPMSSVVSMLEGKSALPAPIIRCTATNPDPRLRAFERLANDSQTNVSTFSEDNDQVPGSMSIQGPGIDSSAYFTSKEESRSSEITLLSAF; encoded by the exons ATTGAGTCACTTTCCAGTAATTTGGTTTCCAGCTATACGTCTTACCAAAACAAATC GCTCTGGTGCTTGGAGAAGGATCTACCCTGCAGCGGGAAGGCACAAT ACAATTCCTTGTTTATCAATTGTGGAGGAAACAAAACGATTTTTGACGGGAATCAATATGAAGAGGACACCAGTCTAAACGGGCCATcgtctttctcctcttcttctttttggccagaACAATGGGCTTCCAGCACCACAGGGATTTATATGGGAAATGAGGATGCTGATTACGCAGTGGAATACCCCTATTTTGTGAGAGGCTCAGAATTCTACCAAACGGCTCGCCTTTCCCCTTCGTCGATCAGATACTATGGCCTTTGCATGATGAAAGGAAGTTACAAAGTGCGGCTCTATTTTGCTGAAATTCAATTTTCCGGCAACGAAACATATAACAGCCTCGGGAAACGTATATTCGATGTATCGATACAA GGCAATCAAGTGTTGAAGGATTTTAATATTGCAGAGGCAGCGGGAGGTGTTGGGAAGGGAATGTATAGGGACTTCAATGATATTTATGTTAGTGGCAGTACTTTGGACATTCATTTATATTGGTCAGGGAAGGGAACCACAGCCATTCCTCGTAGAGGTATCTATGGACCACTTATTTGCGCCATTGCAGTGACACCGA ATTTTGGAAGCACTGGACTATCAGTTGGAGCAATCACTGGAATTGTAGTAGCTTCGGTGGTTCTCCTTGTATCGATAATACTGGTTCTTTGGCTAAGAGGATTCTTAGATTGTAGAGACATTGAAGATCCAG aattacaTGGGCTAGATatccaaactagccatttcaCTTTAAGGCAAATCAAAGCTGCTACGGGCAACTTCAACTCTGTGAATAAGATAGGTGAAGGAGGGTTTGGCCCAGTTTACAAG GGAACACTATTGAATGGAACTATAATTGCTGTGAAGCAGCTTTCTTCTAGATCAAAGCAAGGCAATCGTGAATTTCTCAACGAGATAGGCATGATATCTGCTCTCCAGCACCCAAATCTTGTAAAGCTTTACGGCTGCTGCATTGAAGGAAATCAATTGTTACTAGTTTACGAATATTTGGAGAACAATAGTCTTGCCCGAGCACTTTTTG GACGAGATGATCAACAAATTGAGTTGGATTGGGGCAcgagaaagaaaatatgtttGGGAATAGCTAGGGGATTGGCTTACCTTCATGTGGAATCTAGGTTGAAAATTGTTCATAGGGACATAAAAGCGGCAAATGTGCTGCTTGACAAGGAACTAAATGCCAAGATCTCAGATTTTGGTTTGGCCAAACTCAATGAAGAAGACAATACGCATATCAGCACAAGGATAGCTGGAACAAT AGGTTATATGGCTCCTGAATATGCTCTGAGGGGCCACTTGACAGACAAAGCCGATGTCtacagctttggagttgtcACTTTGGAAACTATTAGCGGAAAGAGCAACACAAATTATAGGTCGAAGGAAGAGTCTGTTTATCTCCTTGACTGG GCCCACGGGTTGCAAGAGCAAGGGCACGTTCTTGAACTCATGGATCCACGTCTTGGCTCATATTACTCCGAGGAAGAGGCAATGAGAATACTAAACCTGGCACTTCTATGCACCAATCCTACACCAACTCTTAGGCCACCAATGTCATCTGTGGTGAGCATGCTCGAAGGAAAAAGTGCGTTGCCAGCACCCATAATCAGGTGCACCGCAACAAATCCAGATCCTAGGCTCAGAGCCTTCGAGAGGCTAGCTAACGATAGTCAAACAAATGTCTCGACATTCTCTGAGGACAATGACCAGGTGCCGGGAAGCATGTCCATACAAGGTCCCGGGATTGACTCTTCAGCTTATTTCACGAGTAAGGAGGAAAGCCGTTCTTCAGAGATCACGCTTCTCTCAGCTTTTTAG